The Temnothorax longispinosus isolate EJ_2023e chromosome 4, Tlon_JGU_v1, whole genome shotgun sequence genome has a window encoding:
- the LOC139811298 gene encoding uncharacterized protein — MKTQSSLDTLPVKNLDALLMQTCGPNFRIHDVEWKHLTDPGENFGSVILAVTINVEQNDKKRILNVVVKLPPKSAYLLDLFDSPLTFKKELEFYSMVAPEFLKLQNESGIPREALSVIVPQFLGGRLGLRDPQCFDEQAAIVLENLKSHDYTTQDRIAGLDKEHMDFAIAHLAKLHAITIGLKLKRPEFFEKTVLPCLGYPLSEAAMNGALDMVQKAHNDYKSMKEANVYLDRIEKTLEYGLKDDITLEEPWATLVHGDFWVNNMMFKYDESGRPINMKIVDFQLTTYNYGVNDLIFFLISSSRKEILDNHLDDMIDFYYDSFIESLKSLNVDTNAFPKGQFMEQLNQCAPVKFSQCIMMVQVIQAARGSVSQTATETADELVFTGGIDDDNYKQKMLHILSIFDQKGWLVN, encoded by the exons AT GAAAACGCAATCATCGCTCGACACGCTCCCTGTTAAAAATCTGGACGCATTGTTAATGCAAACGTGTGGCCCCAATTTTCGTATACACGATGTGGAATGGAAGCATTTAACAGATCCGGGAGAGAACTTCGGTAGCGTAATACTGGCCGTCACTATCAACGTCGAACAGAATGATAAGAAGAGAATTCTAAACGTGGTTGTGAAACTACCACCAAAATCGGCGTACTTGCTAGATTTGTTCGACAGTCCGCTAACGTTCAAGAAGGAACTGGAATTTTATAGCATGGTGGCACCTGAATTTTTAAAGTTGCAAAACGAAAGCGGGATCCCTCGGGAAGCCCTAAGCGTCATCGTGCCGCAATTTTTAGGCGGCAGATTAGGCTTGCGAGATCCGCAGTGTTTCGATGAGCAGGCCGCCATCGTCTTAGAAAATCTCAAGAGTCACGATTATACGACGCAAGACCGTATTGCAGGTCTGGACAAGGAGCACATGGACTTTGCGATCGCCCATTTAGCTAAGCTGCACGCCATAACGATCGGTCTGAAGCTCAAGAGACCCGAATTCTTCGAGAAAACGGTGCTACCCTGTCTAGGGTACCCCCTGAGCGAGGCTGCGATGAACGGCGCCTTAGATATGGTACAGAAAGCGCACAACGattataaaagtatgaaaGAAGCGAATGTTTATCTGGATAGAATCGAGAAGACGCTCGAATACGGACTTAAGGATGACATAACGCTGGAAGAACCTTGGGCGACACTGGTGCACGGTGATTTCTGGGTAAATAACATGATGTTCAAATACGACGAGTCGGGCAGGCCGATCAATATGAAAATTGTGGACTTTCAATTGACGACCTACAACTACGGTGTAAACGACCTCATATTTTTCCTCATATCGAGTTCCCGGAAGGAGATACTCGACAATCATCTTGATGACATGATTGACTTTTATTACGATTCTTTCATCGAGAGCTTAAAATCGCTGAATGTAGACACAAACGCGTTTCCCAAGGGCCAATTTATGGAGCAATTGAATCAGTGTGCACCCGTCAAATTTAGCCAGTGCATCATGATGGTGCAAGTGATACAAGCGGCGCGTGGCTCCGTTTCACAAACGGCAACCGAAACGGCGGATGAATTAGTTTTCACAGGTGGGATCGatgatgataattataaacagaAGATGTTGCacattttatctatattcGATCAGAAGGGATGGCTCGTGAATTGA